The DNA window gttcattccagtaCTTTTTAACCTAGAAAGCTcagaaaatctttattttacatctttccccattggtaataatgttcattctttttctttattctttttcttcattctttttagtatgtcccaAAAAAAAGCCCCGGTTTTATAGATAATACCGCCTAGCCCATGTTCACACTGAGCAGATTCGTTGTTTTTGTGTGGATTTTGCACATTGTTAGCTCCATGACTACTACCCCCCAGCAGGTATTGTTGTCCAGACCAGGTGATTAGGGTCTTCTGTATGAGCCCAGGtgtgctggtcacatgacctgaccctcccccattccttcctatatAAAGGGGTGATAGCCTTTGGGGTTATCAGTGCTGGGTGAGGAACAGAGACCTTCAGATACAAAGATGGCGCTATCAAACTCTGAGAAGGCAGCTCTGGACGTCCTGTTTGTCAAGATTGTAAATGATGCTCAGAACATTGGTTGTGAAGCCATGGAGAGGTAACTGGGCACTGGACTGTCTGTAGGGGGTGAGCTTGGGTGGATCACAAAATGCAAACTGGGTAACTTACCCTGCTTtagactcttaaaggggttggtggGTTTGCTATAACctttatgctattttttttttttttttttttttttttggtgtgggtGGATAGCAATGGGATTCATCTCTGGTGCTGTCTGAATGTAGCCATAGAGTGCTGTCCTATATACTGGTcttgtgctgcagtttttgaagctaaGATCTGGTGTGCCTCaagtataaggctgggttcacactgtttGGGCATGTGGTCTCTGGTTTTTGTCCTCCTGATGTTGTGTAACTTAACCAGAGTATTCCTCTTTCATGGACAACACCCTTTAAGTCCTGCTCCTAAACTCTTGCCCATGAAACCTTCAACTAAATTGTCATTTGAATATACCCTTAGATGGAGGCCATGTGTTGTAGAAATGCAGTTTTTGTTGAGGCAAAGGAAGACTTATAACAACTTCCTAGATATCTTATTCCTTCTGTAGCTATTCTTGACTTTGGCActaaaaaattcagcaaaatctacaacataaagttttatgcaatgtggggcctcagtcattCCGTGAATGAATAAACCTTCTAAGAGTAATGTTCTGCAGTGTTTGGCTTATTTGGAAGGGGTGTAGGTTGTCCTTTAAAACATGAGGTCTCTTACTTGTCCTCAGTGGCTGTGTCTTGGCTCTGGTAGATGGTAATCCATAAACCTGGAGCTAAGACCAGGCGTGGGCTAAAGATGTAATAAAGCTTTATAATGCTGCAGACCCCGAGCCACAATTCTCCCTTACCCCTTATACTGGTATCGGAGTCTCTACTATCTCTCTAGACCTTCATGGTGCCATCTCAAGGCCTTCATTGGATGGCCTTGATTTTCCAGTAAGAGCCAATCCTCCTGCCATGTTTGGTCCTCAATGACCAAACATGGCAGCAGCTGGGACCTTAGGACAAGACAGTCTTATCTACTAGTTTTCTTTTCTTCTCCCTTTTCTCCAGTCTCTTTGCACAGCATCCATATACAAAGTGCTACTTCAGGCATATGAACGTGGCTCCTGGCAGTCGAGATTTGAAGGCACACGGAGAAAGGCTCATCCACACCATTAATGATGCCCTGCGCCATCATGACAATCTGCACAACAATATGCAGAAACTGCGGCAGCTGCACTCAGACAAGCTGAGGCTCAATCTTGAGACTGTCCAGGTGAGGAGCGGGCCAACTGTACAAGGGACCACTTCTTCAGTAACTTCTCCATTGGTTGTCAATAAGTTGTCCAATACTAGAACAGTTTTTGTCTATAGTGTGCTACACTTGTCTGTGGCCATGTCTGATATTGCAGCCTGACTCCATAGATGGGGATTGGGGCAGAGCAGTAATATCTCCCACCtatggtaggtttataggttggccTTATCTTTATCAACCTTTATAAACTATTACTAAAGTACAGTACCTGACGCAAGGAGCAATCCTGTGTGGCTCCCATATTAACCATGACTAGCCATAGCCCATCACTGGGTCAGAAGATCACTTTGTCTCTAATATTCTATCCGTTGTTTGTGACTTGTATCGCAAGTGTAAGAAGGTTGCTCTTGGGTTTATGACCAAGCATGGCCCATTGGAGGAAATGATTCCCCCTTCCAATGACTTGGTGTAAGCAGGTCACGCTGAGCTAATGTCTACCATGTATAGGATTACTGACAACCTAGGGCTACGTGGACCATTAATGGGTGTTTGTGGTGGTATCTCAGATATCCTACGCTGGTAACTCATGACATCTTACTAGGGAG is part of the Leptodactylus fuscus isolate aLepFus1 chromosome 3, aLepFus1.hap2, whole genome shotgun sequence genome and encodes:
- the LOC142198454 gene encoding hemoglobin heart muscle subunit alpha-type-like produces the protein MALSNSEKAALDVLFVKIVNDAQNIGCEAMESLFAQHPYTKCYFRHMNVAPGSRDLKAHGERLIHTINDALRHHDNLHNNMQKLRQLHSDKLRLNLETVQLLCPCLVEVIAKRFPEVDKSACEKFLNTVAASLVDD